The following DNA comes from Cherax quadricarinatus isolate ZL_2023a chromosome 55, ASM3850222v1, whole genome shotgun sequence.
GTGAGCTCAAAAAGACGGTGGAGGAGTTCCTGCCCCTCGTGCGTTTCGACGAGATGTCAGTGGAGGAGCTAGTGACTTGGGTGTTTCCCTCTGTTATTTTCACCGGCGATGAATGTGTAGCTCTAGTCATGAATGTGAAAGGCATTCACACCTCTGCTCTCCCTGCTTCCGTCTCTCACATGGAGAACATTGGACGAAAAAGGATGCCAAGGTCGACTATGTTACTATCTCTAAATTCGACGAATGGTTCCAGCAGTGAATACATTTACTACAATAAAGTGAACATGAATTTGCTTCAGAATATCCTGAATAATAAATTCGAATTTTCGATTCTGCATATGAGGTGATTGTAAGAGGCGTTTGCCAGGGAACATCTTGCTCCTTCAGACAACCTGTTAGACTCTTACCTACCAAGTCTTACAAAATTGTCTTGACTAATTCCAACGCCCTGTGCGCGTACCACATCAACACCTTTGTATCTGAGATACAAGATGGGGTGTCATTTTCTGGCCAGACCACCTGCAATGGTAAGATAGTTCTAACCTACCTTACTGACGCTGCGCATGAAGAATAACTTAGATGTAGTTACGTGGAAGTTGACTTCGGGTCTACGCAGTAGATCTGCATGAATTCCAAATGAGACCTGGATATATTTTTCCCCAGATGTTTTTACAAATTAAAATAGCTTCAATCAGTTGCAAGAAATTACACAATTCTTgactataatatataaatacacgtatacatatacatgcaaataagatcacaataaacaggtggtATCACAACATGCAGAATAACccactgtggaaaaaaaaatagtataattccaagcgatttcgtgatctTACGTTATCGTTGATGAGAGAAATCACGAAAGAGTTCAGATTTTTTTGAAGTTATTTTgagatataaattatatatataaataattacacatactcggggccaggagctgtgactcgacctgtAAAACCAAAATTGAGTACGTACACACGTGCATAGCATTAGTTCAAGTATTTTATCCATCCATTTTATTCATTTACTTGTTTTTTTCTGTTGCataattttctgtagtaattttttttttgacttaAATTTCCAGTTTTCATTTTTATCTTTGACAAAAGTTCTTGACAGAATTTAATTTTCTAGGAATTCACTTTTATATGTAAATCAGTTTTTAAAGTGgatataaaaatgagtgttttatTTACTCAAAATAATTAATAGAGAAAgcggatgggggggggggggggacgggaCAATAGTTTGAgacaatgtaattttttttttttttggttggggGGGTATTTAAagccttggtgcttttcgttcattccctgttgaaagcctctatgctgaggcgaatgttccttccttagctgatcgtcGTGGTGCTCATTACCTTCGTTACTTTGTCCGCTCTCATGGCCTTCGTGTTCCTTCTACGTGTAGGTTGGTCTCGGATATTAGTAAAAACCCATTATTTGTTCCCCACCTCTGCTTACTCCGACcgttttctcttcatcttcactcctGTCTTCTgtccagttgcctcccttgtatgttcatttagctTTTTCCCTTTGCTTTGGAAGGTTCCGACGATTCGTCTGTTTTTTCCCTACTGTCGTGcgccaaagctctcctacctacgactactactatttttcttgatCACCTCCGGTCACATGCTCATGCCgttgctgtttatacagatggttctaaatcatCTGACGGTGTTGGGTTCGCGGCGATGTTCCCTGACTATGTTGTCCGAGGTCATTTGTTACTCTGCTAGTATTTTTTACCgcagttgtatgccatcctcgtAGGACTTCCCAGTATTACACACGTCTCCTTcgacgtttgtgatcatttcagattccctcattgctttacaagccattaaataATTTGATTCCCCTCTTCCATTAGTCCTTCATATTCAACTATGGTTGCGCCGTGCGGCTAGGAAAAACAGACgtagttttctgttgggtccctggacacgttgatgtgTAAGGCACTGAACAAGCAGATGCTGCTGCGTGGTTAGCGGTGCATGATCTTCCAGTTAGAGATATTCCGTTCAGAAATTATTTTCGATCATCTTGACTCTTCTTCACGACCGTTGGCAACAATGGTGGTcggacatgcaccataacaaattactctattaaaccgcttttaggtttgtggccatcttaccaccgttgccgtactcgggagactgctcgctcccgtctccgcattggccatactcgccttacccatggcTCTCACGGACAACACCATAATCCTCTGTAaggtttgtcgggtccctatttcggttctcACTTTCTTGTAGATTGTCCGGTTTATCAGCGAGCTCGCACGATTTACATCCACTGACGCCGTCGCCTTAGAGCTCTTGCCTTATCTTTCCTTCTTGCAGATGGTCCTGCTTTTGACTGTCACCTTTAGACTTTCAGTAACTGCTCTATTACACAAGCTTTGACACACAGCCCCTagcgtcccttccagccctttcCTCCCCTCATCTCTGATCCCCTGTCCActtagctgtttatagccccggtactattttctgccctgcagcgctgcacgacccttgtcagtttagtgCAGGTCCTCTGTTCCATGCTGTTCCTGATCTTCCATTTCTGTGTTCCTTATTGTTCCAAACCTTTCACTCTTCCATGATAAATGCTGTTCAGACCTTCTATGACTTCGTTGCGTGTTCCGCCAGACTATTCTCCTGTTTTTCTGTTCTTGACTGTTGCTTCCCGGCCCGTCCTGAACACTTATCCCCGTTCTGAATGTTATCCCCAGTGATAATCAGATAACTCCATCTGAAGACCTTGATGCCTTGTGTGGATTACAAAGGTGCCTTGGACTATACAAAAGTCTTAACGTTTTGTGGAAATCATAACCATGTCCAACTCTCGACTTAACTTTCCTGTCACCCGTCGATTTTCCCTCCATCCCGTCGACTGCCACCCTTCAACCCATTCCTCTCATTCCGTCGACTTCAAAATAATTTCCTGCATTTCTAACTCCCTGACTCGGCTGTCGGAGAGACGAGGGAGATAAACTGCCATTATAAACTGGTTTTGCTGTGGGTCTGAAATGAGATTTGTGGGTTTAATAGTTGCCAGAGGAGCCACTGACTTGTGCAATGGTTGGGTCACTAGGCATGATGCCTTGCCCAGGTAGGATAGGCGGTGAGTGAAAAATTTAGTTTCTTCTGTAAGTGTTAGTTGGCTGGCATAAAGCCTAGCGACTACTCGGAACAATTTAGGTTTCTCGTAAACCTGTTTACCACCACTCGGTCCCAAATACAGATTTAAGTGGATTAAAGTAAATTAGCCCATACACACAGCCGCAGTAGGTGTAGAAAGGGATTTTCAGTGGTCACTGAGGCTGAGTATATTGGCTCCTTGACGCGGTGTCCGGGCTCTGGATTCTAACAATTGTATCTCATCTTTCATTGCTCAGCCCTCCCTCCTTCTTTTAGCCTCTTCAGAAAAGGAGAAATATCCTTTCTAAAGTTATGTTTTTAAGATGGAGCGAAAAGGAATTATGAGCCCTGTTGTAACATAGCTTCCATTGGTAGTGCTGAAATGGTCGTTCAGATNNNNNNNNNNNNNNNNNNNNNNNNNNNNNNNNNNNNNNNNNNNNNNNNNNNNNNNNNNNNNNNNNNNNNNNNNNNNNNNNNNNNNNNNNNNNNNNNNNNNTTAGGAACTTAAGGCCTGGCAACACCTGTGGATAGAGACGGTTTCTCAATCCATTCCTTCGAGGGATgtcccttgatgccagtgaagggttcttgatccagggaaatgGAGATTGCATAATCTTCCCTGGATTAAACCCGTCTGCCTCCCATTTTTAATTGTGATGTgttatatggatatatatatacatacacacacacacacacacacacacacacacacacacacacatatatatatatatatatatatatatatatatatatatatatatatatatatatatatatatatatatatatatatatatatatatatatatatatatatatagtatatacacatatatatatacatatatatatatatatatatatatatatatatatatatatatatatatatatatatatatatatatata
Coding sequences within:
- the LOC128698926 gene encoding uncharacterized protein, with product MAADNVLESSEIIFMRRSSLWQLLTNPRLCMSSEIIIIKAITAWGVENAGYHPHPAETSLVLTPLENARRNRRSNSRHAGQCGSVVHNGVEHLDSFKPATSELKKTVEEFLPLVRFDEMSVEELVTWVFPSVIFTGDECVALVMNVKGIHTSALPASVSHMENIGRKRMPRSTMLLSLNSTNGSSSEYIYYNKVNMNLLQNILNNKFEFSILHMR